Proteins encoded together in one Labeo rohita strain BAU-BD-2019 chromosome 21, IGBB_LRoh.1.0, whole genome shotgun sequence window:
- the LOC127152320 gene encoding vitelline membrane outer layer protein 1-like, translated as MLLSMTCTRFAAIKVRAAAMNHFISVMFSLLVFTGLQVSVEAGEKRPERSSNRHYISELTVTNGGRWGLWGHREMCPIGTYAAGFSLKVEDPVGHKDDTALNGIRLHCVDLSKSLTHSYHNYASVGSAVGSWGRWTDIKWCPSGFLTAFQLRVETNQGVGDDTAANNIRFKCSHGSLLLGDGTHWGDWGDWSHTCEGKGICGIKTRVEGPQGIGDDTALNDVRMYCCK; from the exons ATGCTGCTCTCAATGACGTGCACACGTTTTGCTGCGATTAAG GTCAGAGCTGCAGCAATGAATCACTTCATTTCCGTGATGTTTTCACTGCTAGTCTTTACTGGGCTGCAGGTGAGTGTTGAGGCCGGAGAAAAACGTCCTGAGCGAAGCTCCAACAGACATTACATATCGGAGCTGACGGTGACGAATGGAGGGAGATGGGGGTTGTGGGGTCACAGGGAAATGTGTCCAATTGGAACGTATGCCGCAGGGTTCAGTCTAAAG gtGGAAGATCCTGTTGGTCATAAAGATGATACTGCACTCAATGGGATTCGCCTTCACTGTGTTGATTTGTCTAAAAGCTTAACACACTCGTATCACAACTATGCTTCAGTTGGATCAGCTGTAGGCAG CTGGGGTCGGTGGACAGATATCAAATGGTGTCCCTCTGGATTCTTGACTGCTTTTCAGCTGCGAGTCGAAACTAATCAAGGAGTTGGTGATGACACGGCCGCAAACAACATCAG GTTCAAATGTAGTCACGGGTCTTTGCTGCTGGGTGACGGCACACACTGGGGCGATTGGGGTGACTGGAGTCACACGTGTGAAGGAAAAGGGATCTGTGGTATCAAGACGCGAGTAGAAGGGCCGCAGGGCATTGGAGACGACACCGCTCTCAATGACGTGCGCATGTACTGCTGCAAATAA
- the LOC127152326 gene encoding vitelline membrane outer layer protein 1-like, which translates to MHKFISMMFSLLVIIGLQVSAESAGTRPERSPNRRYISELTVSNGWIWGLWGHREMCPGGTYAAGFSLKVEAYVFGTDNTALNGIRLHCIDELSSLSSSYHDYASVRSEVGSWGQWTDIKWCPSGFLTAFLLKVEKYQGSSDDTAAGNIMFKCSDGTVLVGEGILWGDWGDWSKTCEGKGICGIKTRVQEPQGNDDDTALNDVIMYCCD; encoded by the exons ATGCATAAGTTCATTTCCATGATGTTTTCACTGCTAGTCATTATTGGACTGCAGGTGAGCGCTGAGTCCGCAGGAACACGTCCTGAACGGAGCCCCAACAGACGTTACATATCGGAGCTGACTGTGTCGAATGGATGGATATGGGGCTTGTGGGGTCACAGGGAAATGTGTCCAGGTGGAACGTATGCCGCAGGGTTCAGTCTAAAG gtgGAAGCTTATGTCTTTGGTACGGATAACACTGCACTCAACGGGATTCGCCTTCACTGCATTGATGAGCTTAGTAGCTTATCAAGCTCGTATCACGACTACGCCTCAGTTCGGTCAGAAGTAGGCAG CTGGGGTCAGTGGACAGATATCAAATGGTGTCCTTCTGGATTCTTGACTGCTTTTCTGCTGAAAGTCGAAAAATATCAAGGAAGTAGTGACGATACGGCCGCAGGCAACATCAT GTTTAAATGCAGTGACGGGACTGTCCTGGTGGGTGAAGGCATATTGTGGGGTGATTGGGGCGACTGGAGTAAAACGTGTGAAGGAAAAGGGATTTGTGGTATCAAGACACGGGTACAAGAGCCACAGGGAAATGACGACGACACCGCTCTCAATGACGTGATCATGTACTGCTGCGATTAA